Proteins found in one Helicobacter sp. NHP19-003 genomic segment:
- the eno gene encoding phosphopyruvate hydratase gives MQIESIQAYEVLDSRGNPTLKAQVALSGGFLGHAIVPSGASTGKKEALELRDGEHGRFLGKGVTKACGFVNGAIQEALIGQDPYNQAKIDHALQSLDNTSNYSHLGANAVLGVSMALARAAARSLNLPLYAYLGGLNARLLPAPMLNIINGGAHANNRLDFQEYMIMPLGFASFKEALRASVEVYHTLKAMLADAKHPTSVGDEGGFAPDFRDNTEPLEWILKAIEKAGYKPGAQIALALDIASSELINIAGHYVLAGENKELEAEELIEYYAQLVAKYPIVSIEDALGEEDYSGWAELTKKLGNRVQLVGDDLFVTNETLLKEGIEKGLANAILIKPNQIGSLTQTMQTMHLAQKSGYACVMSHRSGESEDSFIADFSVALNTGQIKTGAPTRGERTAKYNRLLEIEMASHAPYAGPTLFQ, from the coding sequence ATGCAAATCGAATCGATCCAAGCCTATGAAGTCCTAGATAGTCGGGGCAACCCCACACTCAAGGCGCAAGTGGCGCTTAGTGGGGGCTTTTTGGGGCACGCGATCGTGCCCAGTGGGGCAAGCACAGGTAAAAAAGAGGCGTTGGAGTTGCGCGATGGAGAACATGGACGCTTCTTGGGCAAGGGGGTAACAAAGGCGTGTGGCTTTGTCAATGGGGCGATCCAAGAGGCTTTGATCGGGCAAGACCCTTACAACCAAGCCAAAATAGACCATGCATTGCAAAGCTTAGACAACACCTCTAATTACAGCCACTTAGGGGCTAATGCCGTTTTAGGCGTGTCTATGGCTTTGGCAAGGGCAGCGGCGCGCTCTTTAAACCTGCCCCTTTATGCCTACTTAGGCGGGCTAAATGCTCGCTTACTGCCCGCCCCCATGCTCAACATCATCAATGGCGGAGCACACGCCAACAACCGCCTAGACTTCCAAGAATACATGATCATGCCCCTAGGCTTTGCGAGTTTTAAAGAGGCTTTAAGGGCAAGCGTGGAGGTGTATCACACCCTAAAGGCGATGCTAGCTGATGCCAAGCACCCCACAAGTGTAGGCGATGAGGGCGGGTTTGCCCCAGACTTTAGGGACAACACCGAGCCTTTGGAGTGGATCCTAAAAGCCATTGAAAAGGCGGGCTACAAACCCGGTGCGCAAATCGCTTTAGCCTTAGACATCGCCAGCAGCGAGCTCATCAACATAGCGGGGCATTATGTGCTGGCAGGGGAGAATAAAGAGTTAGAAGCAGAAGAGCTGATCGAGTATTACGCCCAGCTTGTAGCAAAATACCCCATCGTATCCATTGAAGACGCTTTGGGTGAAGAGGATTACAGTGGGTGGGCTGAACTCACCAAAAAGCTAGGCAATAGGGTACAGCTGGTGGGCGATGACTTATTTGTAACAAATGAAACGCTGTTAAAAGAGGGTATAGAAAAGGGCTTGGCCAATGCTATTTTGATCAAGCCCAACCAAATCGGCAGCTTGACACAGACCATGCAAACCATGCACCTAGCGCAAAAATCGGGCTATGCGTGCGTGATGAGCCACAGAAGTGGGGAGAGTGAAGACAGCTTCATTGCCGATTTTAGCGTGGCACTCAACACGGGGCAGATCAAAACCGGCGCGCCCACAAGGGGTGAGCGCACCGCTAAATACAACCGCCTGCTAGAAATTGAAATGGCAAGCCATGCGCCCTATGCTGGACCCACTCTCTTTCAATAA
- the pta gene encoding phosphate acetyltransferase has product MGKGILVYAPGELEQKAVEFLQALLKHRHKSVALFAPTELLSEQDILSRLADKDEGVFAQMLDIYTPLAKEHDYVLVLGGGLKHLGELDRQIYENLARHLNLVVVQVFNEHPQLAHQIQLAHLSWERLGLLNPLSLALKPLEVCQLALCVSGMQSPNEAQSAFESLEYADTACLSPVCFQHSLLSRAQQETKTIVLPESGDERILKAAHAILQLKAAKLILLGEKDKVHKDAKDLGLDLKDTLVLDPKTSTHLDEFANTLYELRKAKGLSLEEAQRLVKTPTYFGTMLVHLGHAHGMVSGATHTTADTVRPALQIIKLAPGNDLVSSIFFMCLETKVYVFGDCAINPNPSSEELAQIALASAKTAKAFGFEPKVAMLSYSTGTSGKGPDVDKVAKAVQIAREMDSALALDGPLQFDASVDPLTGRRKMPGSPVAGKANVLIFPNLDAGNIAYKAVQRCAHTLAIGPVLQGLKKPVNDLSRGCLVDDVINTIIITAIQAQGL; this is encoded by the coding sequence ATGGGTAAGGGAATTTTAGTTTATGCACCTGGGGAGTTAGAGCAAAAGGCTGTAGAGTTTTTGCAAGCCCTATTAAAGCACCGCCACAAGAGTGTAGCGCTCTTTGCCCCCACAGAGTTGCTGAGCGAACAAGACATTTTAAGCAGACTAGCAGACAAAGACGAGGGCGTGTTTGCGCAAATGCTAGACATTTACACACCCCTAGCCAAAGAACACGACTATGTCCTCGTGCTTGGCGGTGGTTTAAAGCATTTAGGAGAGCTGGATAGACAAATTTATGAAAATTTAGCGAGGCATTTGAACTTAGTCGTGGTGCAAGTCTTTAACGAACACCCACAACTCGCGCACCAAATCCAGCTCGCGCACCTTAGCTGGGAGCGTTTGGGGCTTTTAAACCCCTTGAGTTTGGCTTTAAAGCCCCTAGAAGTGTGCCAGCTTGCGCTCTGTGTGAGTGGCATGCAAAGCCCTAACGAGGCGCAAAGCGCCTTTGAGAGTTTGGAATATGCCGACACGGCGTGTTTAAGCCCCGTGTGTTTCCAGCACAGCCTGCTTTCTCGTGCCCAACAAGAGACGAAAACCATTGTGTTGCCCGAAAGCGGCGATGAGCGGATTTTAAAAGCGGCGCATGCGATCTTGCAATTAAAGGCGGCAAAATTGATTTTATTGGGCGAAAAAGACAAAGTCCACAAAGACGCTAAAGATTTGGGGCTGGACTTAAAGGACACTTTGGTTTTAGACCCAAAGACTTCTACACATTTAGATGAGTTTGCCAACACTTTATACGAGTTGCGTAAAGCTAAGGGCTTAAGCCTAGAGGAGGCACAAAGGCTCGTTAAAACCCCCACTTACTTTGGGACAATGCTTGTACACTTAGGGCATGCGCATGGCATGGTTTCAGGCGCGACCCACACCACCGCCGACACCGTGCGTCCCGCCTTGCAAATCATTAAGCTCGCCCCGGGCAATGATTTGGTTTCTAGCATATTTTTCATGTGCTTGGAGACAAAGGTCTATGTCTTTGGCGATTGTGCGATTAACCCCAACCCAAGCAGCGAAGAACTTGCCCAAATCGCCCTAGCTTCCGCCAAAACCGCCAAAGCCTTTGGCTTTGAGCCTAAAGTGGCCATGCTCTCTTACTCTACGGGCACTTCAGGCAAGGGCCCGGATGTGGACAAGGTCGCCAAAGCCGTGCAAATTGCCAGAGAAATGGACAGCGCTTTGGCTTTAGATGGACCATTGCAATTTGATGCCAGTGTGGATCCGCTCACCGGTCGGCGTAAAATGCCCGGTAGCCCCGTGGCGGGCAAGGCAAATGTCTTGATATTCCCCAATTTAGATGCAGGCAACATCGCCTATAAAGCCGTGCAACGCTGTGCACACACTCTAGCCATAGGCCCTGTGTTGCAGGGGCTTAAAAAACCCGTAAACGACCTTAGCCGGGGTTGTTTAGTCGATGATGTGATCAACACCATCATCATCACCGCCATACAAGCACAGGGGCTGTAA
- a CDS encoding DUF5644 domain-containing protein, producing MSLLTLKIRAFKFNPICDYNPAYVLYGVSYNPGGRLKEVLASVPNLAYDSVHLGLKINQIAVFEDLEIADLIDRFGKEWVLEPLAIPYAKQDLLLDEEALLEPYANFFASAPFLTEEERAELAKYANINTLTPKEHAGYFGDGFFLYAKWLMERYPHRSPEILSSIADKMHGVMHFVPLKHRLYPESDALDVEIYSLQQMLLNGSKCPLANNPWARLGNIAYNFSKPDTSKQAPYLLYSTYPQSYNATPLLQSTRLLLQKLNLHFLELPCVFDGGHWGRLADLEKFLAASAYNLALAHKVGGVLLCAEEDAYKNATHAKVLLDSEPDLLESVNQNLAAYGLSYSPEATAVFLNDLLAKEVLQLEPITPFKGFSAVWFKESAQEHPALLKWLGLHTHSPLFSKESYAHLLDIDRQMALKESARIRYAGIDLGVDFLMVDALSQFHMFDTLAEQASKAYQRDHDCTSALFLPQVVLLALGERETKALGLDSHKNAFNFL from the coding sequence ATGAGCCTACTCACTTTAAAAATCCGCGCCTTTAAATTCAACCCCATTTGCGATTACAACCCCGCTTATGTGCTTTATGGCGTGAGCTATAACCCTGGGGGCCGTTTAAAAGAAGTGCTGGCAAGTGTGCCTAATCTTGCCTACGACTCGGTGCATTTGGGGCTAAAGATCAACCAAATCGCTGTGTTTGAGGATTTAGAGATTGCCGACTTGATCGATCGTTTTGGCAAAGAGTGGGTGCTTGAACCTTTGGCGATCCCTTACGCCAAACAAGATTTATTGCTGGATGAGGAAGCCCTGCTCGAGCCTTATGCAAACTTCTTTGCAAGCGCGCCCTTTTTGACTGAGGAGGAGAGGGCAGAGCTTGCCAAATACGCCAACATCAACACCCTAACGCCTAAAGAGCATGCGGGCTACTTTGGGGACGGGTTTTTCTTATACGCCAAGTGGCTGATGGAGCGCTACCCCCACAGAAGCCCGGAGATCTTAAGCAGCATTGCCGACAAAATGCATGGCGTGATGCACTTTGTACCTTTAAAACACCGCCTTTACCCCGAGAGCGATGCGCTCGATGTAGAGATTTACAGCCTGCAACAAATGCTCTTGAATGGCTCAAAATGCCCCTTAGCCAACAACCCGTGGGCCAGACTAGGCAACATTGCCTACAACTTCTCTAAGCCCGACACAAGCAAGCAAGCCCCCTACTTGCTCTACAGCACCTATCCACAAAGTTACAATGCCACCCCCCTGCTGCAAAGTACACGCCTCTTGTTGCAAAAGCTGAACCTGCACTTTTTAGAGTTGCCCTGTGTCTTTGATGGCGGACATTGGGGGCGTTTGGCGGATTTAGAAAAATTTTTAGCAGCCAGCGCCTACAACCTTGCCCTAGCGCATAAAGTTGGGGGAGTCTTGCTGTGCGCTGAGGAGGACGCTTACAAGAACGCCACGCATGCCAAAGTCCTTTTGGATAGCGAGCCTGACCTATTAGAGAGTGTCAATCAAAACCTAGCCGCCTATGGCTTAAGCTACAGTCCCGAGGCTACAGCGGTGTTTTTAAACGATTTATTGGCAAAAGAGGTGTTGCAACTTGAGCCCATCACCCCTTTTAAAGGCTTTAGCGCCGTGTGGTTTAAAGAGAGCGCACAAGAACACCCCGCCCTATTGAAGTGGCTGGGTTTACACACCCACAGCCCCCTATTTAGTAAAGAATCTTACGCCCACTTGTTAGACATTGACCGCCAAATGGCACTCAAAGAGTCGGCGCGAATCCGCTATGCAGGCATTGATTTGGGCGTGGATTTTTTAATGGTGGATGCGCTCAGCCAATTCCACATGTTCGACACTCTCGCCGAGCAAGCCTCTAAAGCCTACCAAAGGGATCACGACTGCACGAGTGCCTTGTTCTTGCCCCAGGTGGTGCTTTTGGCGTTGGGTGAGAGAGAAACTAAGGCGTTGGGCTTAGACAGCCACAAAAACGCCTTTAACTTCTTGTGA
- a CDS encoding acetate kinase — MRVLVLNLGSSSIKFQLFNMDKHMVLAKGLVEQIGEPEGKISITTNAKASQSESLHIADHAHGLLKMQEKLQVMGVLKSLDHIDGVGASGRAGGDLFIKPTLITPEVIGHLEELCPLAPLHNPAHLAGIKAMQAQVPNLPQVAVFDTAYHQSIPPHAYMYALPYELYQQHKLRRYGFHGTSHDFVAQEAARFLHIPYRNFNAISLHLGNGASVCAIKDGKSVETSMGLTPLEGLVMGTRSGDLDPALLSYIGQLTNKDTASVVHMLNHESGLKGLCGDNDMRSIEKRMAAQDKKAKLAFDTYAHRIRKYIGAYAFVLGALDAIIFTGGVGENSTKLRHTVCSGLENFGIFLDEEANANPRPGIALLSQARKLPILRVPTNEELAIAKATVQVVRRL, encoded by the coding sequence ATGCGGGTACTCGTTTTAAATTTAGGCAGCTCGTCCATCAAGTTCCAGCTGTTTAACATGGACAAACACATGGTTTTGGCTAAAGGGCTTGTGGAGCAAATAGGCGAGCCTGAGGGCAAAATCAGCATCACCACTAATGCCAAAGCTTCACAGAGCGAGAGCCTACACATCGCCGATCACGCCCATGGGCTGTTGAAAATGCAAGAAAAACTACAAGTAATGGGGGTTTTAAAAAGCTTGGATCATATCGATGGCGTGGGGGCATCGGGTCGTGCAGGGGGGGATTTATTCATCAAGCCCACTTTAATCACGCCTGAAGTCATCGGGCATTTAGAAGAGCTTTGCCCCCTAGCCCCACTGCACAACCCCGCCCACCTAGCCGGGATCAAGGCGATGCAAGCACAAGTGCCCAATCTGCCCCAAGTGGCCGTGTTCGACACCGCTTACCACCAGAGCATCCCCCCCCACGCCTATATGTATGCCCTGCCCTACGAGCTTTACCAACAGCACAAACTGCGCCGCTATGGCTTTCACGGCACTTCACACGACTTTGTTGCCCAAGAGGCCGCTAGATTTTTACACATCCCCTATAGAAACTTCAACGCCATCTCTTTGCACCTTGGCAATGGGGCGAGCGTGTGCGCCATTAAGGATGGCAAGAGTGTAGAAACCTCTATGGGGCTCACCCCCCTAGAGGGGCTTGTGATGGGGACTCGTTCGGGCGATTTAGACCCAGCCTTGCTCTCTTACATCGGGCAGCTCACCAACAAGGACACCGCCAGCGTGGTGCACATGCTCAATCACGAAAGCGGTCTGAAGGGGCTTTGTGGAGACAATGACATGCGCTCCATTGAAAAGCGCATGGCCGCTCAAGATAAAAAAGCCAAACTCGCCTTTGACACTTATGCGCACCGGATTAGAAAATACATCGGGGCTTACGCCTTTGTACTTGGGGCTTTGGATGCGATCATTTTCACGGGGGGAGTGGGCGAAAACAGCACCAAGTTACGCCACACCGTGTGCAGTGGGCTGGAGAACTTCGGGATTTTCCTAGATGAAGAAGCCAACGCCAACCCCCGCCCCGGGATCGCGCTTTTGAGCCAAGCGCGTAAATTGCCTATTTTAAGAGTGCCCACCAACGAAGAGTTGGCGATCGCTAAGGCGACTGTGCAGGTTGTACGGAGGCTTTAA
- the traF gene encoding conjugal transfer protein TraF, whose protein sequence is MKGEIAVRKTLVLCALACGGLEGLEFGEMGNTSFGMGGAGVALENSAWGLYYNPALLDMDECSKAKLGYSFGIGVREKNILPLVSSALQGSSLDDLTQLAEQLPPQALQSLVQGGTLSIDAAQSPTAQTIVNAGNALKDFLKLNGLHVDSQNGIVVQISPKLKNHKGGIGTFSIGVFASLFAGASAVTNPRYHQLIAPLGHGFYAGAQINKDSLTLSQSNQSAFLNSSLLSPYANNAARVQALGIGAVPFAYAKGFDLKKAGRIAFGVTFKYLYTLSYGLGFSGAGQAFIANAENLLSNFSFSTQDMVRQSHFGLDLGGAYRIKGFMVGLVGKYLNAPKIRYAHLPNMRIDPQVRLGLGYRWKWLNLAMDFDLTSNQTMMLDKRSQMIGGGVMFNWKWFALKLGAMGNVAKEGLHQGVILTGGIRLFKVIDFSVQSGLQTVALGGSGAQGILGSLASMKLPNYLAFRVGGVGSGSLKPPYNLHSRLSDRQLFVGGHS, encoded by the coding sequence ATGAAGGGAGAGATAGCGGTGAGAAAAACCTTAGTTTTGTGCGCTTTGGCTTGTGGTGGCTTGGAGGGCTTGGAGTTTGGCGAAATGGGCAACACCAGCTTTGGCATGGGTGGGGCAGGAGTCGCCCTTGAAAACTCTGCTTGGGGGCTGTATTATAACCCCGCCTTGCTGGATATGGATGAGTGCAGTAAAGCCAAACTAGGTTATAGCTTTGGGATCGGGGTTAGGGAGAAAAATATCCTACCCCTCGTGTCTAGTGCCCTGCAAGGCTCAAGCTTGGACGATCTCACACAATTAGCCGAGCAGCTCCCCCCACAAGCCCTACAAAGCTTGGTACAAGGGGGGACTCTCAGCATTGATGCCGCCCAAAGCCCCACAGCGCAAACTATTGTCAATGCGGGCAATGCTTTGAAAGACTTTTTAAAGCTAAATGGCTTGCATGTAGATTCGCAAAATGGCATTGTGGTGCAGATCAGCCCCAAGTTGAAAAACCATAAGGGCGGGATCGGAACATTTAGCATCGGCGTTTTTGCCAGCCTTTTTGCCGGCGCGAGTGCCGTAACCAACCCCCGCTATCACCAACTCATCGCGCCCCTAGGCCATGGTTTTTACGCTGGGGCGCAAATCAATAAAGACAGCTTGACTTTAAGCCAAAGCAACCAAAGTGCCTTTTTAAATTCATCTTTGCTCTCCCCCTACGCTAATAACGCCGCGCGGGTGCAGGCTTTGGGGATCGGGGCTGTACCCTTTGCCTACGCTAAGGGCTTTGACCTTAAAAAAGCGGGGCGGATCGCCTTTGGAGTAACCTTTAAATACCTTTACACCTTGAGCTATGGGCTTGGGTTTTCTGGGGCAGGGCAGGCTTTCATCGCCAACGCTGAAAACTTGCTTTCTAACTTCTCTTTCAGCACACAGGACATGGTGCGCCAAAGCCACTTTGGTCTAGATTTGGGCGGGGCTTACCGCATCAAGGGCTTCATGGTGGGGCTTGTGGGCAAATACCTAAACGCCCCCAAAATCCGCTACGCCCATTTGCCCAACATGCGAATCGATCCGCAGGTGCGTTTGGGGCTGGGTTATCGCTGGAAATGGCTGAATTTGGCAATGGACTTTGATTTAACTTCGAATCAAACCATGATGTTGGATAAGCGCAGCCAAATGATTGGGGGCGGAGTGATGTTTAACTGGAAGTGGTTTGCCTTGAAACTGGGAGCAATGGGGAATGTGGCTAAAGAGGGCTTGCACCAAGGGGTGATTTTAACGGGGGGGATTCGCCTGTTTAAAGTCATTGACTTTTCGGTGCAATCGGGCTTGCAAACCGTTGCCCTAGGCGGTTCGGGGGCGCAAGGGATTTTAGGCTCTCTAGCAAGTATGAAACTCCCCAACTACCTAGCCTTTCGGGTGGGCGGGGTTGGGAGTGGTAGTTTAAAGCCTCCGTACAACCTGCACAGTCGCCTTAGCGATCGCCAACTCTTCGTTGGTGGGCACTCTTAA
- a CDS encoding TerB family tellurite resistance protein, with product MLEVVLIVGVAVVLIYLYYTLQEYLKNPLKNPPELKKQEFSPPETYVLPTPLETLKNSEAGLFAALMGVFSKHIKETPLSLALSQVFLQDLSQVFHKDLEPLTEIYQKDDRPLEELCNALSSLAHGEYKKRVKWVELLFVLAYSDGALGSEEREALLDIGAFLGLENADFNQLYEGFGSLNFSPQESLEVVDFEGFKARVQETHLNLLDPKKWNKSYLPDCMLELWQLPKNT from the coding sequence ATGTTGGAAGTGGTGTTGATTGTGGGGGTGGCGGTGGTGTTGATCTATCTATACTACACCTTGCAGGAGTATTTGAAAAATCCGCTTAAAAACCCCCCGGAGCTCAAGAAGCAAGAGTTCAGTCCGCCTGAAACCTATGTGCTGCCCACCCCCCTAGAAACGCTCAAAAACAGCGAAGCGGGCTTGTTTGCCGCTTTAATGGGGGTGTTTAGCAAACACATCAAAGAAACCCCTCTAAGTCTTGCTTTAAGCCAAGTGTTTTTGCAAGACTTGAGCCAAGTGTTTCACAAGGACTTGGAGCCACTCACCGAGATTTACCAAAAAGACGACCGCCCGCTTGAAGAACTCTGCAACGCGCTCTCTAGCCTAGCGCATGGGGAGTATAAAAAGCGGGTGAAGTGGGTGGAACTGCTTTTTGTTTTGGCTTACAGCGATGGGGCGTTGGGGTCTGAAGAAAGGGAAGCCCTGCTAGACATAGGGGCGTTTTTGGGGCTAGAGAATGCGGATTTTAACCAACTTTACGAGGGTTTTGGGAGCTTAAACTTCAGTCCACAAGAGAGCCTAGAAGTGGTGGATTTTGAAGGCTTTAAAGCCAGGGTACAAGAAACACATCTAAACTTGCTTGACCCCAAGAAATGGAATAAAAGCTATCTGCCTGATTGCATGCTGGAGTTGTGGCAACTCCCCAAAAATACATAA
- a CDS encoding shikimate kinase codes for MRPMLDPLSFNKIYKIWLIGFMGCGKSTLGAVLAKALGYKFLDTDLQISAQEGFSVAQIFKEKGEHYFRDLEKSLVAQIEQVPSPLVIATGGGLPLHAPLQGTIIHLHLDFESLYIRLLNDPNPRPLFKDKESLFTLYQQRAPLYERMAALNLDAQGTPKDLALQIMGFLAPKA; via the coding sequence ATGCGCCCTATGCTGGACCCACTCTCTTTCAATAAAATTTATAAAATTTGGCTCATTGGGTTTATGGGCTGTGGCAAAAGCACTTTGGGAGCAGTGCTCGCTAAGGCCTTGGGCTATAAATTCTTAGACACGGATTTACAAATCAGCGCACAAGAGGGCTTTAGTGTCGCGCAAATTTTTAAAGAAAAAGGGGAGCACTATTTTAGGGATTTAGAGAAGAGTTTAGTGGCGCAAATCGAACAAGTGCCAAGCCCCTTAGTGATCGCCACAGGGGGTGGGTTGCCCCTACACGCCCCCTTGCAAGGCACAATCATTCACTTGCATTTGGACTTTGAGAGTCTATACATAAGGCTTTTAAACGACCCTAACCCCAGACCGCTTTTTAAAGACAAAGAGAGCCTATTTACCCTTTACCAACAACGCGCCCCACTTTATGAGAGGATGGCGGCCTTAAATTTAGACGCTCAGGGCACGCCTAAAGATTTGGCGTTACAGATCATGGGATTTCTCGCCCCAAAAGCTTAA
- a CDS encoding cupin domain-containing protein: MQILRFLENPNFQTLDIQKLFETPQSKEIRICMPQGAQMQEHQAPGAIVVRVLQGRIWFEVEGQKHTLECGDCIALEANVPHSLGGLENSVINLTLSKLDSLQRVLSVPSK; this comes from the coding sequence ATGCAAATTTTACGCTTCTTAGAAAACCCCAATTTCCAAACCCTAGACATCCAAAAACTCTTTGAAACCCCACAAAGCAAAGAAATCCGCATTTGCATGCCCCAGGGCGCACAAATGCAAGAACACCAAGCCCCCGGGGCGATTGTGGTACGGGTCTTGCAAGGGCGCATTTGGTTTGAGGTAGAGGGGCAAAAGCACACCCTAGAGTGTGGCGATTGCATTGCCCTAGAGGCAAATGTCCCCCACAGCCTAGGCGGCCTAGAAAACAGCGTGATCAATCTCACTTTAAGCAAATTAGACAGCCTGCAAAGGGTGCTGAGTGTCCCCTCTAAGTAG